One stretch of Prosthecobacter debontii DNA includes these proteins:
- a CDS encoding NACHT domain-containing protein has translation MIQANQILEFTDVAKLLNYSRSTNIDLDPKESGFNWARYAGKNTLRGVDYPFNVIYLKSSASNADLAEAISCAKRVQNPELVHAASLKLVELKRASKEGLKVLDTKAYLASFIHDELSGYTEHLKEEKPSHYIDPNIKTPSGFNKKTPNPLLNFLLDPHLGAGYSDGTVAVVLAEAGQGKTYMCKHLASTILERGSDVIPILIDSSQWKNMPVADQRSLSKTILNCLHHYGCPVPWLTSHEDEFIAIALKLDLFKIIFDGFDEYLLSNRDVAQEEDVIDAIRNLAEETGARIIITSRTSYWHASIDSQIDQRMRESTSCLFYEMVPFEETHANNYFLKRFGSNDRLVSSADKLFRNLAASARDLVGRGFILNLIADVVGSSDGKSFATILASSNAIDWLIRELCQRDRHRQELPFNSEQQFSILRMFAEEIASGASPDSELLELCMEVVQPVLDRGSRQKAVQSMTSHPILQMDGSSRKWYFREEQVRTYLLAHFLANEQQTSRVARWVLTPGEQQDLIQTVVEILTLETIASPTDSIKTLIDALKIHCSGRFAASLAFAAVEKITPKGKSHLERTECLVELCGSPIKDFEFSGTISSFNFENVSFIKCKFDHATFINCEFDAKTEFAECSFRGGIAPIRCNGLGESIFLDSTSFDPFAQMWIDQVRVNAGKRQYSESDLRNDIGILLERFLNKGRVMLRTVQKSNLTRGAIRSSKYADQIIEEFRKMLLEEHHLSGVSETAYNIRQEFKNDVIFFGQNNSFVGQINKLFITLKNKLLNTLN, from the coding sequence ATGATCCAAGCCAACCAAATTTTGGAATTTACGGACGTTGCTAAGCTACTCAATTACAGCCGTTCGACAAATATTGATTTAGACCCCAAAGAATCAGGTTTTAATTGGGCTAGGTATGCTGGTAAAAATACTTTACGTGGAGTTGATTACCCGTTTAATGTTATTTACCTTAAATCAAGTGCTTCAAATGCAGATCTTGCCGAGGCCATTAGTTGCGCTAAAAGAGTTCAAAATCCAGAATTGGTTCATGCTGCATCATTAAAGCTTGTTGAGTTGAAGCGTGCTAGCAAGGAAGGGTTAAAGGTTCTCGATACCAAGGCATATTTAGCTTCCTTTATTCACGATGAATTAAGTGGTTATACGGAACATCTTAAGGAAGAAAAGCCGAGCCATTATATTGACCCAAATATTAAAACTCCAAGTGGATTCAATAAAAAAACACCCAATCCACTTCTAAATTTCCTTTTAGATCCTCACTTGGGTGCAGGATATAGTGATGGGACAGTAGCTGTAGTCCTCGCTGAAGCAGGGCAAGGCAAAACTTACATGTGTAAACACCTAGCGTCTACAATCCTAGAACGCGGTTCAGACGTGATACCAATACTTATCGACTCTTCGCAATGGAAGAATATGCCTGTCGCTGATCAGCGTTCTTTGTCCAAAACCATTCTTAACTGCCTGCATCATTATGGATGTCCGGTTCCTTGGTTAACTAGTCATGAAGATGAGTTTATAGCAATAGCTTTGAAACTTGATCTTTTTAAAATAATATTCGACGGTTTTGATGAATACTTACTCAGTAATCGTGATGTAGCCCAAGAAGAAGATGTGATTGATGCTATTCGAAACTTGGCAGAAGAAACTGGGGCTAGAATAATTATAACATCGAGAACTTCTTATTGGCATGCCAGTATAGATTCTCAAATTGATCAGAGGATGCGTGAATCAACTAGTTGCTTATTTTATGAAATGGTTCCGTTTGAAGAGACACATGCTAACAATTATTTCCTTAAAAGATTTGGCAGTAATGATCGTTTAGTCTCATCTGCTGATAAGTTGTTTAGAAATCTTGCGGCTAGTGCAAGAGATTTGGTTGGAAGGGGTTTTATTCTTAATCTTATTGCTGATGTTGTTGGTAGCTCAGACGGCAAATCTTTTGCGACCATCTTAGCATCCTCCAATGCTATTGACTGGTTAATCCGTGAGCTTTGTCAGCGAGATCGTCATAGGCAGGAGCTGCCATTTAACTCCGAACAGCAATTTTCAATCCTTCGGATGTTTGCAGAAGAAATTGCTTCTGGTGCGTCCCCCGACTCCGAGCTTTTAGAATTGTGTATGGAGGTAGTTCAGCCTGTGCTTGATAGAGGTTCGCGGCAAAAAGCGGTTCAGAGCATGACATCTCACCCGATTCTACAAATGGACGGTTCATCGCGTAAGTGGTATTTCCGGGAAGAACAAGTTCGCACATACTTACTGGCCCATTTTTTAGCCAACGAACAACAAACCAGTCGAGTCGCTCGTTGGGTTTTGACACCAGGAGAGCAGCAAGATCTTATTCAAACTGTGGTTGAAATACTAACATTGGAAACAATCGCCTCACCGACTGATTCAATCAAAACGTTGATCGATGCTTTAAAGATTCATTGCTCAGGTAGATTTGCCGCTTCTCTAGCGTTCGCCGCAGTAGAAAAAATTACGCCCAAAGGAAAGAGCCACTTGGAAAGAACGGAATGTTTGGTGGAGTTGTGTGGATCTCCAATTAAAGATTTTGAGTTTAGTGGGACTATTAGCTCATTTAACTTTGAAAACGTATCTTTCATAAAATGTAAGTTTGACCATGCTACATTTATTAACTGTGAATTTGATGCCAAGACCGAATTCGCTGAATGTTCCTTCCGGGGGGGGATTGCTCCTATCCGATGTAATGGTTTAGGGGAGTCTATTTTCTTAGATAGCACATCATTTGATCCCTTCGCTCAAATGTGGATTGATCAGGTTAGGGTTAATGCTGGAAAGCGACAATATTCTGAAAGCGATCTTCGGAACGACATTGGCATTTTGTTAGAACGGTTTCTCAATAAGGGCAGAGTGATGCTCAGGACTGTTCAAAAATCCAACTTAACGCGGGGAGCTATTCGATCTTCGAAATATGCCGATCAGATTATTGAAGAGTTTCGAAAAATGCTTCTTGAAGAGCATCACCTTTCAGGGGTGTCAGAAACTGCTTACAATATTCGGCAAGAATTTAAAAATGATGTCATTTTCTTTGGCCAAAATAATAGTTTCGTTGGTCAAATCAATAAGCTGTTTATTACCTTGAAAAACAAGCTGCTAAATACGCTTAATTGA
- a CDS encoding ribonucleoside-diphosphate reductase subunit alpha: MFKDLLHEDKELKRVAHTPKDQKPHFEWSALAVGGGDTASSIKVKVGGGERDFDMGEIADTVGSALADLFMARQKEGDIYNEKNQRLVQTIAQAVTTELQQRSSELVEGAGLLNSKDIYHCIERALVRHNAHDIARSLAERRKRVENDAFGDSHPQPLIVNTKVIRRSGQLVPWNHNKIEIAVRKAFLSMELDSTPAVQVAEAVSQAVADENKQFMHIEDVQNIVEEELMKQGFYKVARAYIQYRALRSKMREHDEEVAAVAAEQDQDQQALIVVKASPTETFFWDGQDLKKRIDFAMLGLDLCLTRSEIEMELRRSLNSDITLDHLKQTVILNAKTLMQKDADFAKFAARIRLSYIYEEVLGWDIVKDGIEALRDFHRRAFRRNLARGVEIDRISPRLLEYDLDKLADALDPAADMDFDFLGIQTLYDRYLIVDKKVKPNKRLESPQLFWMRVAMGLCIEEENPEDKIIALYRLYKGRRFCSSTPTLFNSGTLHSQLSSCYLYKVDDSIESIMIRGIAENAFLSKWAGGLGGSWTSVRGTGGYIKGTNGESQGVIPFLKLHNDQLIAVNQGGKRRGSGCAYLEVWHNDIEDFLQLRVNTGDERRRTHDLNTANWVPDLFMKRMESRGMWTLFRANEVADLHELYGSAFEKRYVEYEALAKAGKIFGREIEALDLWKKMLKSIFETGHPWITFKDPCNLRSPQDHTGVIHSSNLCTEITLNTSADETAVCNLGSVLIDNHLDDAGNIDHTKLRETIRTAVRMLDNVIDINFYPTPAARTSNERHRPIGLGVMGLQYALYRKGVAFASKEAVEFNDEFMEAVAYYAYEASSDLAAEKGTYSSYKGSKWDRGLLPQDTVDLLEKERGVEVEVPRGGKMDWSALRAKIAKNGMRNSNVLAIAPTATISNIMGSSPCIEPLMSNMLVKSNLSGDFMVLNPYLIRDLKKRGLWTADIQNKLKYMDGEIEGIEEIPQDLKRRYATAFGIDWAWLIDAAARRQKWIDQSQSVNLFCGESDMRTLSHMYRGAWKKGLKTTYYLRTRSASNIEKADVEVKKELRGVVGQDTGAKREYTAEEAMACSIEAMRNGGTCEACQ, from the coding sequence ATGTTCAAGGACCTGCTTCACGAAGACAAGGAACTCAAAAGAGTCGCCCATACCCCTAAAGACCAAAAGCCTCATTTTGAATGGAGCGCTCTGGCTGTCGGAGGTGGCGATACGGCTTCTTCCATTAAAGTGAAAGTCGGCGGTGGCGAACGCGACTTCGACATGGGCGAGATCGCCGATACCGTCGGCAGTGCCCTGGCGGACCTGTTCATGGCACGCCAAAAAGAAGGCGACATCTACAACGAGAAAAATCAGCGTCTGGTGCAGACCATCGCCCAGGCGGTGACGACTGAACTTCAGCAGCGCTCCTCAGAGCTCGTGGAAGGCGCTGGCTTGCTCAATAGCAAGGACATCTATCACTGCATCGAGCGTGCGCTCGTCCGCCACAATGCCCACGACATCGCCCGTAGCTTGGCAGAGCGGCGCAAGCGTGTCGAAAACGATGCTTTTGGTGACAGCCACCCACAGCCCCTGATTGTGAATACCAAAGTCATCCGCCGCAGCGGTCAGCTCGTCCCCTGGAATCATAACAAGATCGAGATCGCTGTCCGCAAGGCCTTCCTCTCCATGGAGCTGGACTCCACTCCTGCCGTGCAGGTAGCGGAGGCCGTCAGCCAGGCCGTGGCAGATGAAAACAAGCAGTTCATGCACATCGAGGACGTGCAGAACATCGTCGAAGAAGAGCTGATGAAACAGGGCTTCTACAAAGTGGCCCGCGCTTACATCCAATACCGTGCCCTCCGCTCCAAGATGCGTGAGCACGACGAGGAAGTCGCCGCCGTGGCTGCTGAGCAGGACCAGGATCAGCAGGCCCTCATCGTGGTGAAGGCCAGCCCCACCGAGACCTTCTTCTGGGATGGACAGGACCTCAAAAAGCGCATCGACTTCGCCATGCTCGGCCTGGATCTCTGCCTCACCCGCAGTGAGATCGAGATGGAACTGCGTCGCTCCCTGAACTCCGACATCACGCTGGATCACCTGAAGCAGACCGTCATTCTGAATGCCAAGACGCTGATGCAAAAGGATGCCGACTTTGCCAAGTTCGCCGCCCGCATCCGCCTCAGCTACATCTATGAGGAAGTGCTCGGCTGGGACATCGTCAAAGACGGCATCGAAGCCCTGCGCGACTTCCATCGCCGCGCTTTCCGTCGCAACCTCGCTCGTGGCGTGGAGATCGATCGCATCAGCCCTCGTCTGCTCGAGTATGATCTGGATAAGTTGGCCGATGCCCTCGATCCCGCGGCCGACATGGACTTCGACTTCCTCGGCATCCAGACCCTCTACGATCGCTATCTCATCGTCGATAAGAAGGTGAAGCCTAACAAGCGTTTGGAGTCGCCTCAACTCTTCTGGATGCGTGTGGCCATGGGCCTGTGCATCGAGGAGGAAAATCCCGAGGATAAAATCATCGCGCTCTACCGCCTCTACAAAGGCCGCCGCTTCTGCTCCAGCACACCCACTCTCTTCAATAGCGGCACCCTGCACAGCCAGCTCAGCTCTTGCTACCTCTACAAGGTGGATGACAGCATCGAGTCCATCATGATCCGTGGTATCGCGGAAAACGCCTTCCTCTCCAAGTGGGCTGGCGGTCTCGGCGGTTCCTGGACCAGTGTGCGTGGCACCGGCGGTTACATCAAAGGCACCAATGGTGAAAGCCAGGGCGTCATTCCTTTCCTGAAGCTGCATAACGACCAGCTCATCGCCGTGAACCAGGGCGGTAAGCGTCGCGGCTCCGGCTGCGCCTACCTGGAAGTGTGGCACAACGACATCGAGGACTTCCTCCAGCTCCGCGTGAACACCGGTGACGAACGCCGCCGCACGCACGACCTGAACACCGCCAACTGGGTGCCCGACCTCTTCATGAAGCGCATGGAGTCCCGTGGCATGTGGACCCTCTTCCGGGCCAATGAAGTCGCCGATCTCCACGAACTCTACGGCAGCGCCTTTGAAAAACGCTACGTCGAATACGAAGCCCTGGCCAAAGCCGGGAAAATCTTCGGCCGCGAGATCGAGGCCCTCGACCTGTGGAAAAAGATGCTCAAGTCCATCTTTGAGACCGGTCACCCCTGGATCACCTTCAAGGACCCCTGCAACCTACGCAGCCCGCAGGACCACACCGGCGTCATCCACAGCAGCAACCTCTGCACCGAGATCACGCTGAACACCAGCGCGGATGAAACCGCCGTCTGTAACCTCGGCTCCGTCCTCATCGACAACCACCTCGACGACGCTGGCAATATCGATCACACCAAGCTGCGTGAGACCATCCGCACCGCCGTGCGCATGCTCGATAACGTCATCGACATCAACTTCTACCCCACCCCCGCCGCCCGCACCTCCAACGAGCGCCATCGCCCCATCGGCCTCGGCGTCATGGGACTCCAATACGCCCTCTACCGCAAAGGCGTCGCCTTCGCCTCCAAGGAAGCCGTCGAGTTCAACGACGAATTCATGGAAGCCGTCGCCTACTACGCCTATGAGGCCTCCAGCGACCTCGCCGCCGAAAAAGGCACCTACTCCTCCTACAAAGGCAGCAAGTGGGATCGCGGCCTCCTCCCGCAGGATACCGTGGACCTCCTGGAAAAAGAGCGCGGTGTCGAGGTCGAGGTGCCCCGTGGTGGTAAGATGGACTGGAGCGCCCTCCGGGCCAAGATCGCCAAGAACGGCATGCGTAACAGCAATGTCCTCGCCATCGCCCCAACGGCCACCATCTCCAACATCATGGGCAGCAGCCCGTGCATCGAGCCGCTCATGAGCAACATGCTCGTGAAGTCCAACCTCTCCGGCGACTTCATGGTGCTGAACCCCTACCTCATCCGCGACCTCAAGAAGCGCGGCCTGTGGACCGCCGACATCCAGAACAAGCTCAAATACATGGATGGCGAGATCGAAGGCATTGAGGAAATCCCTCAGGACCTCAAGCGCCGCTACGCCACCGCCTTCGGCATCGACTGGGCCTGGCTCATCGACGCCGCCGCCCGCCGTCAGAAGTGGATCGATCAGTCCCAGTCCGTGAACCTCTTCTGTGGAGAAAGTGACATGCGCACTCTCTCCCACATGTATCGAGGTGCCTGGAAAAAAGGCCTCAAGACTACCTACTACCTCCGCACCCGCTCCGCCTCCAACATCGAGAAAGCCGATGTCGAAGTGAAGAAGGAACTCCGCGGCGTCGTCGGTCAGGACACCGGAGCCAAACGCGAATACACCGCCGAAGAAGCCATGGCCTGCTCCATCGAAGCCATGCGGAATGGTGGCACGTGTGAGGCGTGTCAGTGA
- a CDS encoding ribonucleotide-diphosphate reductase subunit beta gives MDKIYKIGNREFPLDQDKAEAAFAAKKVINGRQTMTFNLLPLKYQWAYDLYRVMKANHWEPEDIQMQKDVEQWRSHDISQNERWIIMMGIGYFSAAEGIVGDNVQHVVRELVTAPELKLVLGRHAHEENIHADSLLYMISSLGINPHECEAMFEQIPTIVKKNEFVTKHSNNLRRDLDLTKLENKQLLAKNIFVFGQCMEGTQFYGLFGMILSLYRQNKFPGIGQMFRYTLRDESNHIEVFRNLFMDLIEENPDIWTPEFRENLVDTMREAVTLEKEFIRDCLPVNAVGLSADEFERYTDYIADRRLAGCGLPALNPGVTNPLPWLAEMMDVRKEQNFFEGKVTDYQKASALTVCDDDDL, from the coding sequence ATGGATAAGATCTACAAGATTGGAAACCGCGAATTCCCTCTCGACCAAGACAAAGCCGAAGCGGCCTTTGCCGCAAAAAAGGTGATCAATGGCCGTCAGACGATGACCTTCAATCTTTTGCCTCTGAAATATCAATGGGCTTATGATCTCTATCGTGTCATGAAGGCTAACCATTGGGAGCCTGAGGACATTCAGATGCAAAAAGACGTGGAGCAGTGGCGCTCCCACGACATTTCTCAAAACGAGCGCTGGATCATCATGATGGGCATCGGTTACTTCTCCGCAGCCGAGGGCATCGTCGGAGACAATGTCCAGCACGTGGTGCGTGAGCTCGTCACTGCACCTGAATTGAAACTCGTGTTAGGCCGTCATGCCCATGAGGAGAACATCCATGCAGACTCTCTATTGTACATGATCTCCTCCCTGGGCATCAATCCCCATGAGTGTGAGGCCATGTTTGAGCAGATCCCGACGATCGTGAAGAAAAACGAATTCGTCACCAAGCATTCGAACAACCTGCGCCGCGATCTCGACCTGACCAAGCTGGAGAACAAACAACTCCTGGCCAAGAACATCTTCGTCTTCGGCCAGTGCATGGAGGGCACGCAGTTCTACGGTTTGTTTGGCATGATCCTCAGTCTGTATCGCCAGAATAAGTTCCCCGGCATCGGTCAGATGTTCCGTTATACCCTGCGGGATGAGTCGAATCACATTGAGGTCTTCCGCAATCTGTTCATGGACCTGATCGAGGAAAATCCAGATATCTGGACTCCCGAATTCCGCGAAAATCTCGTCGATACCATGCGTGAGGCCGTAACTCTGGAAAAAGAATTCATCCGTGACTGCCTGCCCGTCAATGCGGTGGGCCTAAGCGCGGATGAATTCGAGCGCTACACCGACTACATCGCTGACCGTCGTCTCGCCGGTTGCGGTTTGCCTGCCCTGAACCCTGGCGTCACCAACCCACTGCCTTGGCTGGCGGAGATGATGGATGTGCGCAAAGAGCAAAACTTCTTTGAAGGAAAAGTCACCGACTATCAAAAGGCCTCCGCCCTGACGGTCTGCGACGACGACGATCTGTAA